The Pagrus major chromosome 5, Pma_NU_1.0 genomic sequence AGGTGgtcctctgcagacagacaggtacagacaggtacaaacagacagggacagacagggacagacagacagcgacagacaggtacagacagacagtgacagacaggtacagacagacaggtacagacagacagtgacagacaggtacagacagacaggtacagacagtgacagacaggtacagacagacaggtacagacagacagggacagacagacagggacagacagacagtgacagacaggtacagacagacaggtacagacagggacagacagacagtgacagacaggtacagacaggtacagacagacagggacagacagacaggtacagacagacagggacagacagacagtgacagacagggacagacagacagtgacagacaggtacagacaggtacagacagggacagacagacagggacagacaggtacagacagacaggtacagacagacagtgacagacaggtacagacagacaggtacagacagacagggacagacagacagtgacagacaggtacagacagacaggtacagacagggacagacagacagtgacagacaggtacagacagacaggtacagacaggtacagacagacagggacagacagacaggtacagacagacagtgacagacagggacagacagacagtgacagacaggtacagacaggtacagacaggtacagacaggtacagacagacaggtacagacaggtacagacagacagggacagacagacagtgacagacaggtacagacaggtacagacagggacagacagggacagacagacaggtacagacagacaggtacagacaggtacagacagacaggtacagacaggtacagacagacaggtacagacaggtacagacagacaggtatgtcatacatcatacatatttctggactttgaatgggagcagctgtaacgaAAGCAATTTTCCCTTGggaagtatttctgattctgtaAATGGTAACAGTTTACAATCTAATAGTcaataatgattattattgatTAGTGAACAGGTTACTGATGTTACCGGTGTCTCTGAATCCCTGCAGAGCGATGATGAagctctctgctgcctcctcttcatcacccAGCTGACTAAAGGCAAACGCCAGGTTACTGAAACACTGAGCCTGGTCACTACGGCAACCCAGagagcctgcacacacacacacacacacacacacacacacacacacacacacacacacacgtctacATTAGAAACGTCTGCTGTCCTCTCACCTGCTGTTAACGTGTCTCTACAGGTGGAGACAGTGATTGATCTCTGTGATGTCACGCAGGTAAACActttaaacaaactgatcaataAATCTCCCTGTTTTGATTGTTGATTAGTGTGATTGATCAACAGGTGATCAGTGTGATTGATCGACAGGTGATCAGTGTGATTGATCGACAGGTGATCAGTGTGATTGATCGACAGGTGATCAGTGTTATTGATCGACAGGGGATCAGTGTGATTGATCGACAGGTGATCAGTGTTATTGATCGACAGGTGATCAGTGTGATTGATCATCAGGTGATCATTGGTCTGACCGTAGAGTCCAGCAGCCAGCCTGTGGTAGCCCACAGCAGGTTTGAACCGGCCCACAGAGTTCAGAGCAGCTCCCAGGTTTTGCAGTACTTTGGCCAGCAGGGGGGGCTGCTGAGCCGAGGGCTCCAGAGCCTGCTGGAGACACGGCACCGCCTCCTGGAAACACCTGAGCCGGCAGTAAGACACGCCCACTGACAGGTACAACTCACCTGGAACAGAGCGGCAGACGatcgatcaatcaatcaatcaatcaatcaatcaatcaatcaatcaatcaatcaatcagcaTTACCCAGAATCCTCGGGTCTGTGATCCTGTCCGTCAAACTCAGACACTCTGTCAGTATGGCAATGATGTCATCGTGGCTGAACTGATCTGATTGGATCATGTGACTTCCTGCCTCTTTGAGGGCGCCGGCTGCAGAATCCAACATGGTCGCCACTTTGTAACTTTCAGCAGCCCGCAGGAAACCCGGAACCGCCAGAGACCAgtcctgcaacacacacacaacctgtttGAGCTCTGGGCCTGGTTCAGGCTTTGAATCTAGTTCTGGCCCTAgctctggttctggtcctggtTCTGGCCCTGGCTCAGGTTCTGATCTTGGTTCTGGCCCTAgctctggttctggtcctggtTCTGGCCCTGGCTCAGGTTCTGGTCTTGGTCCTAACCCTAGCTcaggtcctggtcctggtcctggttctGACCTGTACTCTGCTGTAGCAGCGGCTCATCTCCATGCAGGCATCGCCCTCGCTGCCTCCGTCTCCCTGCGATCTGTACAGCTGAGCAGCCTGCAGGAAGTAGGTGGCGGCCTCTCGGCTCTGCCCCAGTGCATTGTGGGCCAGGGCCAGGTTGAACTGGAGGTCTGGGAGCCGGTCGGCCTTTGGACCAGGCTGGGCCCGACGCAGGAAGTCCAGACCTTTCTGAGGATGGCCCGTCTCCACGAAGGCTGCACCAAGGTTAAAGGAACAGGCACGGAGGACCCGAGAGTcctgcagctgaggagcagagcaTCATGGGAAATCAACTCCTGCTACTATTACTTAATTACTTTTCTACGAGTACTGctcctgttcctttaactgTTACTGTTCATAACCTTTGGCCCTGTCCACACctgtcaacatctgtcctgagtgaccTGAACACACCTGGACAGCTGTCAGTACAGGTGTGATCACAGAGTCTGAGCCACATGTGACCTGGACCACACTGAAGGACCATCCTCTGTGAACCAGTCACcgcaacatcaccagactcccttaacaaatgtagtgattttagttgttgagttaaaacaaactttataacgtagtgaaactctgtctctgacagactctgaatcattgtctccttcttgtaaattcagcattaaatgaaaacagtaagttgtgtgtttccttgtaaaaagtgtcagtttgtggcagcatggctgcaccagcctgtctgcttctgtgtctaaagtgctaaagtctgacctgccaacatttagcagctgtttgaacacactgtttacgctgatttcaccatttacactcaatttatgaaagaagaaacattttattgatctaaacatgtcacattttacagatacactgaacagtaaccagtataggcgacttctttgtccccagactcccttaacaaatgtgtcagtttagtgagttgttgagttggagacactttataaactgtgtgaaactctgtctctgactgattctgacttatttgttccttcttgtgaattcagcaaatgttctgcatgaacttctttctgtctttgagtagaaacatggagtctgtttgtcccagtgatggacgggtttgtttcatgtagagcaggaagtgacatcacatcacaggtggTCACTCAGACGCAGGTTAATGCAGCTGTGAAGTGACGGACTCAGAGCTGAACACTGTGATCCGATCAGTCAGGACCGATGGTGACAGCAGGACTGGATTCCCTACTTGACCTCATCAGTCTCACCTGttggtgacctttgaccttacCTGTCGTGCAGCTTTCAGTGCGTTGTTGAAGCAGCTCAGAGCACGCTCAGTCCGTCCCTCCTGCAGAGCTCTGTGACCAGCAGACGTTAACTCCTCGATGTCCACAGCCTgaacctccctcctcctcctcctcaccttcaccttcacctcatCGTCACCTGGAGGAGACGCATAAGATGCCATGTTGGAGCTGCAGGAGAGCTCACCTGGACTGAAGAGAAAACATCATTCAGCTCCATAATCAGCCAGTAATCTCTGtttatattattgattaatcatctGATTGTTCTTATTGATCATTATTCATTTgaactaaattaattaatataaagATACAGTTTTCAGATCCTACGTGACGTCTTCAAACAGTAAATAATCAtgaattcagtttttttcattttcatttgaccTCAAACTCAAATTGTTTAAAATTAGTTTTTAcgtcattaaaatgtaaaatcataaaaaaacaaaaacaaatcaacaaatgtTTGAAGTTTTTACCTGGTGACCTTAaatgagaagaaataaaaggtTCATTCACCTGAAGGTCCTGTGATGTGATCAGTCTCTGGAGTGCACATTTCTTTGCAAGTTCATATTCCTGAGgttaaagctaagctaacagcgccctctgctggaggaGTCAGCACATGAACATAAAACTGAAGAGACAACAGACGATGAATAAATCCTCCACCTGCACCAGAACAAGAGCAAGTACAACTGTTATCATAAACAGATCAGAACATGTGGGCCAACATGTGGGCCAACATGTGGGCCTG encodes the following:
- the LOC140996438 gene encoding LOW QUALITY PROTEIN: uncharacterized protein (The sequence of the model RefSeq protein was modified relative to this genomic sequence to represent the inferred CDS: substituted 1 base at 1 genomic stop codon); the encoded protein is MASYASPPGDDEVKVKVRRRRREVQAVDIEELTSAGHRALQEGRTERALSCFNNALKAARQLQDSRVLRACSFNLGAAFVETGHPQKGLDFLRRAQPGPKADRLPDLQFNLALAHNALGQSREAATYFLQAAQLYRSQGDGGSEGDACMEMSRCYSRVQVRTRTRTRTXARVVCVLQDWSLAVPGFLRAAESYKVATMLDSAAGALKEAGSHMIQSDQFSHDDIIAILTECLSLTDRITDPRILGELYLSVGVSYCRLRCFQEAVPCLQQALEPSAQQPPLLAKVLQNLGAALNSVGRFKPAVGYHRLAAGLYGSLGCRSDQAQCFSNLAFAFSQLGDEEEAAESFIIALQGFRDTEDHLAQVQVCESLAECYLKQRKQQKAVELYKQALTALSHCQDSSVSVRDRLVERLTAALQQSVSLQRPRLFRPCLPRPHPHSQPATRMSDITQSPGRVSNQQPDNQRGEGQGSEQVAAGRQEAAEHAGSGGGGATEAPEYRSMAPGRHSSHLSHLSHQSDQSHLSDQSHLSDQLHPSDRQQHCEWWSDRVNPHTDSQTALVQEAEAPPTTPDDIRETTPAARWRSRFCSLM